From a region of the Alosa sapidissima isolate fAloSap1 chromosome 9, fAloSap1.pri, whole genome shotgun sequence genome:
- the LOC121718392 gene encoding histone H4 → MSGRGKGGKGLGKGGAKRHRKVLRDNIQGITKPAIRRLARRGGVKRISGLIYEETRGVLKVFLENVIRDAVTYTEHAKRKTVTAMDVVYALKRQGRTLYGFGG, encoded by the coding sequence ATGTCCGGCAGAGGCAAAGGAGGTAAAGGTCTTGGAAAAGGAGGCGCAAAGCGTCACAGAAAAGTTCTTCGTGATAACATCCAGGGCATCACCAAGCCTGCAATCAGGCGTCTGGCCCGCCGTGGTGGTGTGAAGCGTATCTCTGGTCTCATCTACGAGGAGACTCGTGGTGTGTTGAAGGTTTTCCTGGAGAACGTGATTCGTGATGCCGTCACCTACACCGAGCACGCCAAGAGAAAGACCGTGACCGCCATGGACGTCGTCTATGCTCTGAAACGCCAGGGTCGTACACTGTACGGTTTTGGTGGTTAA